In a genomic window of Callithrix jacchus isolate 240 chromosome 22, calJac240_pri, whole genome shotgun sequence:
- the IGFL1 gene encoding insulin growth factor-like family member 1, whose protein sequence is MPGAAVVLAAFCISRLFCSHGAPVVPTSPYLMLCQPHMRCGDKFYNPLQHCCYDDAVVPLTRTQRCGNCTFRVCFEQCCSWTFMVKLIGQNCNSAPTLDDRLCHS, encoded by the exons ATGCCAGGAGCTGCAG TTGTCTTGGCTGCTTTCTGCATCTCCAGGCTCTTCTGCTCACATGGAGCCCCAG TGGTCCCCACGAGTCCTTACCTGATGCTGTGCCAGCCACACATGAGATGTGGGGACAAGTTCTACAACCCCCTGCAGCACTGTTGCTATGATGATGCTGTCGTGCCCTTGACCAGGACCCAGAGGTGTGGAAACTGCACCTTCAGAGTCTGCTTCGAGCAGTGCTGTTCCTGGACCTTCATGGTGAAGCTGATAGGCCAGAACTGCAACTCGGCCCCGACCTTGGATGATAGGCTTTGTCACAG CTGA